A window of the Vigna angularis cultivar LongXiaoDou No.4 chromosome 3, ASM1680809v1, whole genome shotgun sequence genome harbors these coding sequences:
- the LOC108325610 gene encoding zinc finger protein JAGGED: MRPEGNPLDLNNLPDEYSRDGKQVLEDHTSSPGCRKKKSGGKDGKDECGKVYECRFCSLKFCKSQALGGHMNRHRQERETETLNQARQLVFRSDHTLTAQGAPHLGCCQPIGTGGYHPSGDPSAPLRFPRYFSGSSSTHMPPAAPAPVAPQPYLYASPTRPVSFGSSHFPHQHAVNDYYVGHVMSGSHGHYVGGGGGESTSSYTCIGAPVGQGGGFGSGGGGGKDGSLPLHNNQEEGLSWGRGYPAGAQHRLDPPSAINRFQDGF, encoded by the exons AT GAGACCAGAAGGAAACCCGTTAGATCTTAACAATTTGCCTGATGAGTACTCTAGAGATGGCAAACAAGTTCTCGAAGACCATACCTCTTCACCGG GTTGCAGGAAAAAGAAAAGCGGCGGGAAGGATGGAAAAGACGAGTGTGGGAAGGTCTACGAGTGTAGATTTTGTTCCCTTAAGTTCTGCAAGTCTCAGGCTCTTGGGGGACACATGAACCGCCACCGCCAAG AGAGGGAAACGGAGACACTAAACCAGGCTCGACAACTGGTCTTTCGCAGTGATCATACCCTTACTGCACAAGGTGCACCTCACTTAGG ATGCTGCCAACCGATAGGAACGGGTGGTTATCACCCATCGGGAGATCCATCGGCACCTCTGAGATTTCCGAGGTACTTCTCAGGTTCATCCTCAACTCACATGCCGCCAGCAGCACCGGCACCAGTAGCACCACAGCCATACCTGTATGCCTCACCTACAAGGCCAGTGTCTTTTGGGTCATCACACTTCCCTCATCAGCATGCGGTGAATGATTACTATGTGGGTCATGTGATGAGTGGGAGTCACGGACATTATGtgggaggaggaggaggagagagCACAAGTAGTTACACATGCATTGGTGCACCGGTGGGACAAGGCGGTGGGTTTGgcagtggtggtggtggtggtaaGGACGGGTCACTGCCACTGCATAATAATCAGGAGGAAGGGTTGAGTTGGGGAAGGGGGTATCCGGCTGGAGCACAGCATCGTTTGGATCCTCCGTCAGCGATCAATCGGTTTCAAGATGGTTTCTAA